In Xanthomonas sacchari, a genomic segment contains:
- a CDS encoding GntR family transcriptional regulator, with protein MDANHLHVQPSAPEPIYRQIAEQIRRLVAAGQLRPGDGLPSVREVAAAHAVNPMTVSRAYSQLEAEGVLERLRGRGMAVAATAAAPQRQRLQLIEPRLQELVRHCRELGLPSSSVIERLEHLFGETGDE; from the coding sequence ATGGATGCAAACCACCTCCACGTGCAACCCAGCGCCCCGGAACCGATCTACCGGCAGATCGCCGAGCAGATCCGGCGCCTGGTCGCCGCCGGGCAACTGCGCCCGGGCGACGGCCTGCCCTCGGTGCGCGAGGTCGCCGCCGCCCACGCGGTGAACCCGATGACGGTCTCGCGCGCTTACAGCCAGCTCGAGGCGGAGGGCGTGCTGGAACGCCTGCGCGGCCGCGGCATGGCGGTGGCCGCGACCGCCGCCGCGCCGCAGCGGCAACGCCTGCAACTGATCGAACCGCGTCTGCAGGAACTGGTCCGGCATTGCCGCGAACTGGGCCTGCCGTCCTCTTCCGTGATCGAACGTCTTGAACACCTGTTTGGAGAAACTGGCGATGAGTAG
- a CDS encoding M23 family metallopeptidase, which translates to MVLSLAAASASAQPLLHWNAPPPVPQPPPAWLQVMPRDGGVREIALGNPLGGPVQIRLLGDSAGFTAVPALPLTVELAAGERRVVARLYPPGDLAETGGDGARLHIAAVPGSPRAHADAVLYALPFADRPVRIDQGFGGAFSHRDPANAYALDFALPEGTPVLAAREGVVMEVRDDFHESGTDPRLGQAANLVRVLHADGSMAIYAHLAAGGVQVRVGQAVRRGERLGLSGNTGLSSGPHLHFALQLNRGLRLESVPFRMAGPLGELHFPRPDPP; encoded by the coding sequence GTGGTCCTGTCGCTGGCGGCGGCCAGCGCGTCCGCGCAGCCGTTGCTGCACTGGAATGCCCCGCCGCCCGTGCCGCAACCGCCCCCGGCCTGGCTGCAGGTGATGCCACGCGACGGCGGCGTGCGCGAGATCGCGCTGGGCAATCCGCTGGGCGGCCCGGTGCAGATCCGCCTGCTGGGCGACAGCGCCGGCTTCACCGCGGTGCCCGCACTGCCGCTGACCGTGGAGCTGGCCGCCGGCGAACGCCGCGTGGTCGCTCGCCTGTATCCGCCCGGCGACCTGGCCGAGACCGGCGGCGACGGCGCCCGGCTGCACATCGCGGCGGTGCCCGGTTCGCCGCGCGCCCATGCCGACGCGGTGCTGTACGCCCTCCCCTTCGCCGATCGCCCGGTGCGCATCGATCAAGGCTTCGGCGGTGCGTTCAGTCACCGCGATCCGGCCAACGCCTACGCCCTGGACTTCGCCCTGCCCGAAGGCACGCCGGTGCTGGCCGCACGCGAGGGCGTGGTGATGGAGGTGCGTGACGACTTCCACGAATCCGGCACCGACCCGCGCCTGGGCCAGGCCGCCAACCTGGTGCGGGTGCTGCACGCCGACGGCAGCATGGCGATCTACGCGCACCTGGCCGCCGGCGGCGTGCAGGTGCGGGTCGGCCAGGCGGTGCGGCGCGGCGAGCGCCTCGGCCTGTCCGGCAACACCGGCCTGAGCAGCGGTCCGCACCTGCATTTCGCGCTGCAGCTCAACCGCGGCCTGCGCCTGGAGTCGGTGCCGTTCCGGATGGCCGGCCCGTTGGGCGAACTGCACTTCCCCCGTCCCGACCCGCCCTGA
- the metX gene encoding homoserine O-succinyltransferase MetX has translation MRLVNSPDRPTSAIPSHDRVAAPADGVHAMRGEIAVALPLRHAGVQLLRLRYELSGPAGAPVVFVAGGISAHRHLAANATFTEKGWAEDLVAPGRALDPTQRRLLAFDFVGADGSLDAPIDSADQADAIAALLDALDIPQLRGFVGYSYGALVGLQLAVRHPQRLQKLIAVSGAHRAHPYAAAWRALQRRAVALGQLQCAESHGLSLARQFAMLSYRTPEEFGERFDAAPEVINGRVRVAAEDYLDAAGAQYVARTQVNAYLRLSESIDLHRIDPAAVAVPTVVVAVEGDRLVPLSDLVTLVEGLGSRGSLRVLRSPYGHDAFLKETDRIDAILATALRPTGVAA, from the coding sequence ATGCGCCTCGTGAACTCGCCTGATCGCCCCACCTCCGCCATCCCGTCCCACGACCGCGTTGCCGCGCCGGCCGACGGCGTGCACGCGATGCGCGGCGAGATCGCGGTGGCGCTGCCGCTGCGCCACGCCGGCGTGCAACTGCTGCGCCTGCGCTACGAGTTGAGCGGTCCCGCGGGCGCGCCGGTGGTGTTCGTCGCCGGCGGCATCTCCGCGCACCGCCACCTCGCCGCCAATGCCACCTTTACCGAAAAGGGCTGGGCCGAAGACCTGGTCGCCCCGGGCCGCGCGCTGGACCCGACCCAGCGGCGGCTGCTGGCATTCGACTTCGTCGGCGCCGACGGCAGCCTGGACGCGCCGATCGACAGTGCCGACCAGGCCGACGCCATCGCCGCGCTGCTGGACGCGCTGGACATCCCGCAACTGCGGGGTTTCGTCGGCTACTCCTACGGCGCGCTGGTCGGCCTGCAGCTGGCGGTGCGGCATCCGCAGCGCCTGCAGAAGCTGATCGCGGTCAGCGGCGCACACCGCGCGCATCCGTATGCCGCGGCCTGGCGCGCGCTGCAGCGCCGTGCGGTGGCGTTGGGCCAGCTGCAGTGCGCCGAAAGCCACGGGCTGTCGCTGGCCCGGCAGTTCGCGATGCTCAGCTACCGCACCCCCGAGGAATTCGGCGAGCGCTTCGACGCCGCGCCGGAAGTGATCAACGGCCGCGTCCGCGTCGCCGCCGAAGACTACCTGGACGCCGCCGGCGCGCAGTACGTGGCGCGCACCCAGGTCAACGCCTACCTGCGCCTGTCCGAATCCATCGACCTGCACCGCATCGATCCGGCCGCCGTCGCCGTGCCCACGGTGGTGGTGGCGGTCGAGGGCGACCGCCTGGTGCCGCTGTCGGACCTGGTGACCCTGGTCGAAGGCCTGGGCTCGCGCGGCAGCCTGCGCGTGCTGCGTTCGCCCTATGGCCACGACGCCTTCCTGAAAGAAACCGATCGCATCGACGCGATTCTCGCCACCGCCCTTCGCCCCACCGGAGTTG